CAGTCACATCATATTCATGTACAATGTCTTTATATCAGCTTCTGTATATTTACAAAGATTTGTTAttcatacacagaacacacaatttCCATACTTTACACACAATTTAAATACTTAATGAAATATTGGGAGGAGGGTAGGGGAATCCTCAAAAGGCTACTTCATCCAAAAGTGATCTGTCCATTTTGGGTCTAGCAAGTTAAGGGTTATCCTCCACTGGATCTTCACTATTGGTGTTTCACATTTGGCATTTCAGTGAGCTAAGTGTTTTACTAGCCTGAGTTCTCCAAATATTCCTTTGAATAACCCAATAGAGGATGCATAATACAGTATCTCTGCATTTTTTTAGCGAAATCTTATCACAACATTTGGAGAATACTACTCATTAGGCAAATCTGGTAGAGGACTGAACACTGTCCCTCTACATTCACATCTTACAGAAACACTTTATAAGTAGTTACAATAAACAGTTTTTGTTCCTTTTGGCATAAAGGTTTTTACACAAATGCATAAAAtcggatcattgtaagcacctctgtcagtgttaagacccctttcacaggtAGTTTTCAGGTATTTTAGCACTAGAAAAGCGTctgcaaagcacctgaaaactgcctcccatgccgcccaagtgtgagtactttcacactgggacagtgaGCTTATGGGACgtttgaaaaagtcctgcaagcagcatctttggggcagtttgggtacgctgtatacagtgctcccaaaacgccctgcccattgaaatgaatgggcagtgcttccgaagcgcAGTGCCGCAAcatgggcatttttaaccccttctttggggttaaaagcgccccgctagtggctgaaaagcgccacttaaacagcagtaaagctccACTAAAACAAGTGGGTGGCGCCAGTGTAAAAGGGATCTTAATTgtttgtcttaaccctctaactgctatgtctgcagaacagcttgttcttttgaaaatcaACAAACCAAATAAATATGTAATACAAAAATATGTGCCTTACATATAATCAGTGTATTAGAAGCTAGGCAAACCCTTAGTTGCTGCAGTCGGATTGCGTTTCTGAGTAACAGGTGACATGCGGAGCTGTTCTTTATTACATACAGCTATCCTTGGTCAGAGCTGCCGTCGGCTGCAGATAGACGGATCGTTGGAGGACAGAAGAAGAGTCCACCTCGGTGGTGGTGGTCGTGGACAGTTCCCTGCGGGGTGTCCGGGCACAGGACGGGAAGAGCTCTCTGCGGAAGGCGATCTCTCTGTGCTCCTGTAAGCAGCAGGAAAAGCACACCTTCTTCTCCAGTCTCCTAAGGAAAACGTTGTTGGTCTTGAAGAAGAGATATACATAGGGATTCACTGCGCTGTTGGTCACCACAAAGATACCCAACACAGCCATAACCTCCTCATCCAGACCAGTGATGGTGCCAAAGGCCACCTTCATCTCCACGACGAAGTAGGGGAGCCCACATACAATGAAGAGTATAATGATGACCAGGGTCATTTTTAGGGTCTTTACCTTGGCTCTAGGAATACAGCTGTTGACAGCCTCAAGCTTGAGTGGTCTTTTGGTGACTTTGAGTTCACAAGCAGCACCAAAGTCTTCAGTGGTCTTGGGGTTCTTCCCCTTTCCCCAGATGATCCACAGGATGCGGCTGTAGGCTACAGCCAGGACACAGAAAGGTAAGAAGAAGACGGTGACAGAGCTGTATATGATATAGACCTGGAAATGCCACTTAGGTAACTGCCAGAAGACATTGCGGCACCTGGCACCCTCCTGAGTATGGGCTGCTCTGAAGACAAAAGCCTGAGGCACTGACAGGAGCAGGGAAAGCAACCAACCCATGGCAGCGAAGCATCGGGTGGGTAGAGGTGTGCTTAATGGGTTTGTAATGACATGGTGTCTTTCCAGGGCTAATATGGCTATTATATTAGAAGAGGCAATGAGTCCAGACACCTGAAACACTTTAAAGATCCGACAAGCCACATCCCCAGCCAGCCACTCATCCTCCAGTAATTCCCATACAATCTGGGAAAAAAGAGTTATAAGAGAGACATAGAGGTCGGCTAGTGCCAGGTGGGTGATCAGAAAGTTAAtcttccttttcttctctttgCCACTGCAGATCATATACAGCACCACTGAATTGCCCACCAGTGACACAGTGAAGATGACAGTCATTGCGATGATCCGGATCTGCCTGTTGTATGGAGGGGACTCCACAACCTGGCTTTGGTTGGAGAAGGGGCTGTTTGTAGCTGCCTGGGCAGAAATAGAGAGGTTACCCAGGATGGAAAGGCTCCCATATGGGAATGATTCCTCCATGGCACTGAATCAATGAGGAGCCTGGCACAGAGGGCTCTGCTGTCCACTGGAAGCCTGGTGCTGAAATCTTTAGCACAGAAGCAACAAGCTGGCACCCAGCTAATTGCGACTCTGTATAGTGAGTTGTTGCCAGGCACTTTTAGAATAGAGGTGAAACCTTTTCATATGTCTTTGTCATCTGACGCTCACAGGTGGGTGGTCTAGACAAGCCCCTATAAACACATTACTCATAAATTATGAATGTACTAGAGATACATCAATCGCTTTTCTACAGCTCTGCAGACTTTTGATGTAATTCATGATTCTGACTTTCCTGCTGATGTGTTGTCATTTCATTTTACTTATGTCTTTTTTAAAACACCACTATTGTGAAAATATAATGGCAGAGCATCTGTTGCGACAATGTTACCCTCAGATTAGTTGCTTATACGCAACACAATTGAGGAAGTCTTATGAGAAATGTAACCTTAACTTCTGATGAGAGCAAAGATATTTAGTTCTAAACCAAAAGAACTGTGCTTGGTGCAAATACTCAACAAGTAATAAAAATCTTATAACATAGAAAATAAATACAGCAACACTCAATAACACATCCTAATACAAATGTGATAACAAACTGATAACAAATATTGTTGCGCTGTaccattaaataaaaaatgtacaaacatttattttattacaggtacttatatagcgctgtcaattaattcagcgctttacatatattgtacattgacatcagtccctgccctcatggagattacaatctaagttccctataactcacattcatatttatacataaactagggccaatttagataggagctaCTGTAagtaatacaaatgaaaaaatataatgatGGGATTTTAACGGCACTAAACGTATTATATACATCCATAAGAATGCAAAAAGTTTATTATACATAATAGTTAAAAACAGACACAAAAGTTCAAACATGTACATCAACTGTATACATTAATCATATCCAGGGCAACAACTAGGGGGGCAGGGGGGCACATGCCCCGGGTGCCAACTTGAGGGGGGGTGCCAAACTGAGAGGGTCCGATGTCTGACACTAGCTGGGATATGGGAGTTTGGATCAGGCTGGACTGACCCATCTGAGCTGCTGAGCTGCATTTACAGGGAGCCAAGCTCACACACCCCTGGCTGCTCTGTAGACCCACCCTGCTGCTGATCACAGGGGAGCCAGGATCCGGACCCCGGAGATTCAGCCTGCTAACTTGCTGCCTTAAAGTCAGACCTGGACAGGAGGGGCGAGGGGGCAGGCATTTGCTAGAACCAACTGGCTCTATTTTCCTCCTGCTgcaatgtgtcaggatggagagtgggggaaagggTCCGGTaagtatgtaatttaccggccccttccttttctgaatgaacaatgTGAGTGATAGATACTGATCACTCACTCTGTTCACTAATAAACAAAGCATAGTAAACcgcagtgcagctgagactgcagagaaatgAAACAATCCTATAGTGGGGGGATGggttgcctgggacaacacacaaatctgtcttcctgcatagcaggaagacaagatcctgtgtcatcccgttatgccgcgtacacacggtcggacttttcgtctacaaaagtccaacggacgctgacggactaaagctggctggtaatctgatcgtgtgtgggcttctccggactttcaacggacttttttagcctcaaatccgacggactttagatttgaaacatgcttcaaatctttacgtcgtaactacgacggaccccgaaatccgctcgtctgtgtgctagtccgacggacaaaaacccacgctagggcagctattggctactggctatgaacttccttattttagtccggtgtacgtcatcacgtacgaatccgtcggacttttgtgtggtcgtgtgtaggcaagtccgttcgttagaaattctgctgcaagtccgccgaaagtccgccggaagtctgtcggacaggctgtcggacttttgtagacgaaaagtccgaccgtgtgtacgccccattagaacggagatctgccttgtttacacaggcagattcccgttctgtctctgcggggaacgatcgcgggtggcctattggccagcgggggagccaatcagtgggtccggccagtggcggaattaccggggtcgccaCAGACGCACTTGCGACGGGGCCAGGCATTCCGCCACTatggggggggggcccagcggggttgctattcacagggcCCAGGCACAGGCATCGatagtttgttttatttccctctccatGCATCCTCTCtcgcaggacacacagctgatcttcttccccctcccctctcctctgtgctccgcgggaaatgtgagctccttagcttcacacttgactgcccgcggagcacaggagaggggaggggggagaagatcagctgtgtgtccttcGAGAGAGGAcgcacggagagggaaataaaacaaactatCGATGCCTGTGCTGCTGTTACATGAAAGACAGCACAGGCGTTGCTAGGGGGCAGGGGGGGTGACACCCGACAGAGGgatgacacctgtgggcagcggcaccgCTCTTTAACACTGCACAGTCCTCACCCCTACACATCTCTGCGCACAGTGGAGCAGACCAAAGCCACCTCCCCATCCTCTCTGtttacggagggggaggaggaggagtccgagggacaCATACCGCTGTGCCTATCccgtgctgttctgaggtctgtaaagtttttatcCAAACAGACGTGTGCTGGGGGAacgctatgggaggggggtctgcactgatgtagggatggtggtctgcactgagggggggtctgcattgatggggtgggggtctgcact
This window of the Aquarana catesbeiana isolate 2022-GZ linkage group LG01, ASM4218655v1, whole genome shotgun sequence genome carries:
- the GPR150 gene encoding probable G-protein coupled receptor 150, which encodes MEESFPYGSLSILGNLSISAQAATNSPFSNQSQVVESPPYNRQIRIIAMTVIFTVSLVGNSVVLYMICSGKEKKRKINFLITHLALADLYVSLITLFSQIVWELLEDEWLAGDVACRIFKVFQVSGLIASSNIIAILALERHHVITNPLSTPLPTRCFAAMGWLLSLLLSVPQAFVFRAAHTQEGARCRNVFWQLPKWHFQVYIIYSSVTVFFLPFCVLAVAYSRILWIIWGKGKNPKTTEDFGAACELKVTKRPLKLEAVNSCIPRAKVKTLKMTLVIIILFIVCGLPYFVVEMKVAFGTITGLDEEVMAVLGIFVVTNSAVNPYVYLFFKTNNVFLRRLEKKVCFSCCLQEHREIAFRRELFPSCARTPRRELSTTTTTEVDSSSVLQRSVYLQPTAALTKDSCM